A single window of Granulicella mallensis MP5ACTX8 DNA harbors:
- a CDS encoding DUF6916 family protein, which yields MPSRRNFLAAAAAAITGTALPHSLFAERLGGDVFTNASLGAYTQGLLTQTTFEKHLGSVFTAFLENNAVGYLLLQKVDGLQASTTATNPSLPTANSLQPAATLATQRTVAAAQQQMTAFHLTFSTSAVFNQGTYLLDHGILGRFAAFIVPGDAVKGSGTCGATFCYLANGAIRPLVPSSALLVSLPMRPGVFAN from the coding sequence ATGCCTAGCCGCCGCAATTTTCTTGCTGCTGCAGCCGCTGCTATAACCGGCACTGCCCTGCCCCACTCGCTGTTTGCTGAACGTTTGGGCGGTGATGTCTTCACTAACGCCAGCCTCGGAGCCTATACCCAAGGACTCCTGACCCAGACCACCTTTGAGAAACACCTGGGTTCCGTCTTCACCGCGTTTCTGGAGAATAACGCCGTCGGTTATCTGCTCCTGCAAAAAGTCGATGGACTTCAAGCAAGCACGACCGCCACAAACCCGTCCTTGCCAACAGCCAATTCGCTCCAGCCCGCAGCTACCCTCGCGACACAACGCACCGTAGCAGCCGCGCAGCAACAGATGACCGCCTTCCATCTCACCTTCAGCACAAGCGCCGTCTTCAATCAGGGAACCTATCTGCTCGATCACGGCATTCTCGGACGGTTCGCTGCGTTTATAGTTCCCGGAGATGCAGTCAAAGGCAGTGGAACCTGCGGCGCAACCTTCTGCTATCTCGCAAATGGCGCAATCAGACCTTTAGTCCCTTCGTCTGCACTCCTGGTTTCTCTCCCCATGCGCCCTGGCGTATTTGCCAATTAG
- a CDS encoding DUF7933 domain-containing protein yields MFSVAMPRLASIGLVVSGVLAFSGSTANAQQTQYSSVHRSAERTLPQTLSGGTKALRAKLAAGRSGISLALADFDGDGTQDLVTGYSTSSGGALTLQLGSSSATAPSASDWAAMQRGEFVSPFAQSSVVTELPVQPDFLKAADINGNGTIDIVVAARGGSSIYVLLGDGHGGFSKPQALPVQGTITALSTLRTSDGPSFLVASVCGGAGGCVLQVMTADGSARASLVLPEAARVLEAISANGHQTPDIAVIAGGKLLLADGPAIAAGTAKFESLPVTNAAALSAGSFVYDRRGYVQLAVLDSAATLHLLARTGVDSSVVTQAESLAGRKNRSKVVATPSPAGLGWAEVETLNSVGSGGAAPILLRARLSGSGGDDLLVLSGSEYVTVRHAIDTSGATVKTTPSVTLDSTSNRATAAVAVRVSPDARQGVVIADGTASPNVAPTLPTVNKIYTVNTTADSFDNLSTAGRCTTSITCSLRDAMDLANKDSASNISSGKIDTVNLPAGTYKLTNNTSYTDQGADLSYHIEITGPVNLVGAGAGGTIIDGQQNDKIFSINSGINVGQTIFDTFISGVTLQNAKNNSNFNNGAFDFYGGILDWDADGGGNLTITNSTLQNSTAPWGPGGAIAAFDATQDGTGTVELDNCVVLGNSTPEEGGGLYITTGVPLILNATTVANNKALVSVNSGDSAAFGQGGGIFYEQETSSVQSAIINGSVISGNQATDSGGGVYTNTGLAITASTLRNNTSGASGGGLFFDASNQIGTITSGTFTSNHASTDGGGIFVQSGMAGNTLNMHYSRIQGNTAGTHTGLGDGSAGDNPAATVNATDNWWGCNGPATGTGCDTAGASLGTLTLTPYTTLAISLNSTTPASGTNVIATGSLGQDSGGTTYTKAQDAAYLNVPATLTITQGGATVNSSATALDPNATITTSTPATASGTATVTVDGTSVSASFSVTSPTLKVTSTHLGSFIAGSSGNNYTLSVANSGNASTSGTVTVIDTLPSGFTATAISGTGWNCVLGTLTCTTTTVLATGSSLPAITLTVSVSGTNIGVYSNAVAVSGGGAASGVGTDSTTVVGPPTMVQAFVPNTAGVNQVVAWTFQISNPNTTTALTGISLVDILPTQMVITTPNGLTNTCGGTAPTAAAGGNAIIISGATLAAGANCTVSVNVIANAPSVYLVNSGPISAQNGGLGLSGSAMLTVNKPPTLVSVTPGTSSIFVGGATSLTYVLSNPNGGTSLTGVALTDTLPAGLIVDLPNGASTTCSGGTVTAPIGGSTISLSGATLAANTNCSFTVDVFGTSGGDKTFSSGAPTSTNGGTGVALSVDINVIAESIWLINANDTLVPVNSVGNSTGAIGTAGGVGMLGAVAFDHAGNVWAVANGTSSVIGFTSVGTAITVSGNAAAGVSSPTSLAIDGLGMIWVANGNNTVSVLDSSGAAVTPSTGYKGGLISAPTGIIVDNSGSVWISNGGNGSVTKIIGGAAPVTTPTVTGTLNNTLGTRP; encoded by the coding sequence ATGTTCTCCGTTGCAATGCCTCGTCTTGCGTCTATAGGTCTCGTCGTTTCAGGGGTTCTAGCTTTCTCCGGCAGCACTGCCAATGCGCAGCAGACGCAGTACAGTTCGGTGCATCGCAGTGCCGAGCGCACGCTGCCGCAGACCCTGAGTGGCGGGACCAAGGCGCTGCGGGCGAAGCTAGCGGCGGGCCGCAGCGGTATCTCGCTTGCGCTGGCGGACTTCGATGGCGATGGAACTCAGGATCTGGTTACGGGGTACAGCACCTCAAGTGGTGGTGCGCTCACGCTCCAGCTTGGCTCGTCATCGGCAACGGCACCGTCAGCCTCTGACTGGGCGGCCATGCAGCGTGGTGAGTTCGTAAGTCCTTTTGCACAGAGCTCAGTGGTGACTGAGCTGCCTGTGCAGCCCGACTTCCTGAAGGCTGCCGACATCAATGGCAATGGAACGATCGATATCGTGGTTGCGGCGCGCGGCGGCAGTTCCATTTACGTTCTTCTGGGAGATGGCCATGGTGGATTCTCCAAACCCCAGGCCCTGCCTGTGCAGGGAACGATTACGGCTCTTAGTACCTTGCGTACCTCTGACGGGCCCAGCTTTCTGGTTGCCAGCGTATGCGGCGGAGCGGGAGGCTGTGTTTTACAGGTGATGACCGCAGACGGTTCTGCGCGCGCCTCGTTGGTGCTTCCTGAGGCTGCCCGTGTTCTTGAAGCGATCTCCGCCAACGGCCATCAAACTCCGGATATCGCTGTAATTGCCGGTGGCAAGTTGTTGCTGGCTGATGGTCCTGCGATCGCGGCGGGCACTGCAAAGTTTGAGAGTCTGCCGGTAACGAATGCCGCTGCCCTTAGTGCGGGGTCGTTTGTGTACGACCGCCGTGGCTATGTTCAGCTTGCAGTGCTTGATTCCGCCGCAACGTTGCATCTGCTGGCGCGGACCGGCGTCGACAGCAGTGTCGTTACTCAGGCGGAATCACTGGCAGGTCGGAAAAATCGTTCCAAGGTGGTCGCGACTCCTAGCCCCGCAGGGCTTGGCTGGGCGGAGGTGGAGACACTGAACAGTGTGGGCTCCGGCGGGGCGGCGCCCATCCTGCTGCGTGCTCGCTTGAGTGGAAGTGGCGGCGACGATTTACTTGTGCTCTCCGGTTCGGAGTATGTCACAGTCCGCCATGCTATCGATACGTCCGGCGCAACGGTGAAGACGACACCGTCTGTCACTCTTGACTCCACGAGCAACCGTGCTACCGCGGCCGTTGCGGTGCGAGTGAGCCCGGATGCCCGCCAGGGCGTGGTCATCGCCGACGGCACCGCGAGCCCAAATGTTGCGCCGACGCTGCCTACGGTCAATAAGATTTATACGGTAAATACCACAGCCGACTCTTTCGATAACTTATCCACGGCGGGTCGCTGCACAACGAGTATCACTTGCTCGCTGCGCGACGCCATGGATCTGGCCAACAAGGATTCGGCTTCGAATATCAGCAGCGGCAAGATCGACACGGTAAACCTGCCCGCTGGGACCTATAAGCTGACGAACAACACGAGCTATACAGATCAAGGGGCGGATCTTTCCTACCACATTGAGATCACCGGTCCGGTAAACCTTGTTGGTGCAGGGGCAGGTGGCACCATTATCGATGGCCAGCAGAATGACAAGATCTTTTCCATCAACTCCGGCATCAACGTAGGCCAGACCATCTTCGATACCTTTATCTCCGGAGTCACACTACAGAACGCGAAAAACAACAGTAACTTCAACAATGGCGCCTTCGATTTTTACGGCGGCATCCTGGATTGGGATGCGGATGGTGGCGGTAACCTTACGATTACGAACTCCACTCTTCAAAACAGCACTGCTCCCTGGGGTCCTGGCGGTGCGATTGCAGCCTTTGATGCGACCCAAGACGGCACGGGGACGGTAGAACTGGACAATTGCGTTGTGCTTGGGAACTCTACCCCTGAAGAGGGTGGCGGTCTTTACATCACTACAGGTGTACCGCTGATTCTGAATGCCACAACGGTCGCTAATAATAAGGCCCTGGTTTCTGTGAATAGCGGTGATTCAGCTGCCTTCGGCCAGGGCGGCGGCATCTTTTACGAACAGGAGACGTCGAGTGTCCAGTCGGCGATCATCAATGGCAGCGTCATTTCAGGCAACCAGGCGACGGACTCCGGCGGCGGTGTTTATACAAATACCGGGCTAGCCATTACTGCTTCGACACTTAGGAACAATACTTCCGGTGCTTCCGGTGGCGGCCTGTTCTTTGATGCCAGCAACCAGATCGGTACGATCACCTCCGGCACATTTACCTCCAACCATGCGAGTACCGATGGTGGAGGAATCTTTGTTCAGTCCGGTATGGCCGGCAACACCTTGAACATGCATTACTCGCGCATTCAGGGCAATACCGCGGGAACACACACGGGTCTTGGCGATGGCTCTGCCGGGGATAACCCCGCAGCGACAGTCAATGCCACAGATAACTGGTGGGGCTGCAATGGACCAGCCACTGGAACTGGCTGCGATACAGCCGGGGCAAGCCTGGGAACACTGACACTCACGCCCTACACCACGCTTGCGATCTCGCTCAACAGCACCACGCCTGCCTCCGGCACCAATGTCATCGCGACGGGCAGCCTGGGGCAGGATTCGGGGGGCACCACTTATACGAAGGCACAGGACGCAGCCTACTTAAACGTTCCTGCAACGCTGACGATCACACAGGGCGGCGCAACGGTGAACTCCTCTGCGACTGCACTCGATCCCAATGCGACGATCACTACGAGCACACCCGCGACTGCCTCCGGTACGGCTACGGTTACTGTGGATGGCACCAGTGTTTCAGCGAGCTTTTCTGTAACTTCGCCGACCCTAAAGGTCACCAGCACCCACCTCGGTAGCTTTATCGCGGGCTCAAGCGGGAACAACTACACCCTGTCTGTAGCCAACAGCGGCAACGCTTCGACCTCTGGCACGGTGACGGTGATAGATACACTGCCCAGCGGCTTCACGGCAACGGCTATCAGCGGCACAGGATGGAATTGCGTTCTGGGTACCTTGACCTGCACTACCACCACCGTGCTCGCGACCGGTTCTTCTCTTCCTGCAATCACTCTTACGGTCAGCGTCAGCGGGACGAACATTGGGGTGTATAGCAATGCCGTTGCGGTGAGCGGGGGAGGGGCAGCCAGTGGGGTTGGAACCGATTCGACCACGGTCGTCGGTCCGCCAACGATGGTCCAAGCCTTTGTCCCCAATACGGCGGGGGTCAACCAGGTTGTGGCTTGGACGTTCCAGATCTCGAACCCCAACACCACGACAGCCCTTACCGGAATCAGCTTAGTCGATATTCTTCCGACGCAGATGGTCATCACCACGCCCAACGGTCTCACCAATACCTGTGGTGGTACGGCGCCGACTGCAGCCGCTGGCGGCAATGCAATCATCATCAGTGGCGCGACGTTGGCGGCAGGCGCCAATTGCACCGTCTCGGTCAATGTCATCGCCAACGCCCCTTCAGTCTATCTAGTCAACTCCGGCCCCATTAGCGCGCAAAACGGAGGACTCGGTCTATCGGGTTCGGCTATGCTCACGGTGAATAAACCTCCTACCCTGGTGTCGGTGACTCCGGGCACATCGTCGATCTTCGTGGGGGGCGCGACTTCGCTCACTTACGTTCTGAGTAATCCCAACGGAGGCACCAGCCTGACGGGGGTTGCCCTTACAGACACTCTGCCTGCGGGACTTATTGTCGATCTTCCGAATGGAGCTTCCACTACCTGCAGCGGGGGAACGGTTACAGCTCCCATTGGGGGTAGCACGATCTCTCTAAGTGGTGCGACGCTGGCTGCGAATACGAACTGCAGCTTCACGGTTGATGTGTTCGGAACCTCCGGCGGCGACAAGACCTTCAGCTCAGGAGCACCGACTTCGACGAATGGCGGGACAGGCGTAGCTTTATCGGTGGACATCAACGTCATTGCAGAATCGATCTGGCTGATCAACGCGAACGATACGCTGGTTCCAGTCAATAGTGTCGGTAACTCTACCGGGGCTATTGGCACCGCAGGCGGGGTTGGAATGCTTGGCGCTGTGGCCTTCGATCACGCAGGCAATGTCTGGGCGGTCGCTAACGGTACAAGCTCCGTTATCGGGTTTACAAGTGTCGGCACGGCGATCACGGTATCGGGAAATGCCGCTGCCGGAGTCAGCTCGCCGACCTCGCTGGCTATCGACGGCCTGGGCA